From a single Anabas testudineus chromosome 5, fAnaTes1.2, whole genome shotgun sequence genomic region:
- the LOC113153261 gene encoding uncharacterized protein LOC113153261, producing the protein MMKTLCVVAVVVLSLTSVSQAAPLACDQLLKQVDKSPDLSGSWYVIAMSSDNCLVPAYFNVVMWPSMALDITALATPNLYETKLKAKLHEYCSTDTQPIFFENNAIFYVDSNNAPKGNPNVLLQSGCPDCLVFKLDEFFDFFLLLSRRKNITAAELKEFETQAECLGWYKPHTLNTDHDYENCLPFEPHTRISPATAEQIFQRLLSSYSVPFNCISEKFLYYPRVGFEWVQQKWKSIW; encoded by the exons ATGATGAAgactttgtgtgttgttgctgttgttgtgctgagTCTCACCTCGGTGAGCCAGGCGGCACCTCTGGCCTGTGACCAACTTCTGAAGCAAGTGGACAAAAGTCCAGAT TTGTCTGGCAGTTGGTATGTCATAGCCATGTCTTCAGACAACTGTTTGGTTCCAGCATATTTCAATGTAGTTATGTGGCCAAGTATGGCACTGGATATTACCGCACTGGCCACACCAAACCTCTATGAAACCAAGCTTAAAGCGAAATT GCATGAATATTGCAGTACTGATACTCAGCCAATTTTCTTTGAAAACAACGCCATATTTTATGTTGACAGCAACA ATGCTCCAAAGGGTAATCCAAATGTGCTGCTGCAAAGTGGATGTCCTGACTGCCTCGTTTTTAAGCTCGATGAGTTCTTTGacttttttctgcttctta GTAGGAGAAAGAACATCACAGCTGCAGAGCTGAAGGAGTTTGAGACACAGGCAGAATGTCTTGGCTGGTACAAACCACATACCTTAAACACAGATCACG ACTATGAAAACTGCCTGCCATTTGAACCTCACACTCGCATTTCTCCAGCCACGGCGGAGCAGATTTTTCAAAGACTGCTATCCTCATATTCAGTGCCCTTCAATTGTATATCAGAGAAATTTCTTTATTACCCCCGTGTTGGCTTTGAGTGGGTTCAGCAAAAGTGGAAAAGTATATGGTGA